A genome region from Macrotis lagotis isolate mMagLag1 chromosome 4, bilby.v1.9.chrom.fasta, whole genome shotgun sequence includes the following:
- the DNAJC9 gene encoding dnaJ homolog subfamily C member 9, translated as MGLLERCREEFGTADLYEVLGVRREASDGEIRRGYRKASLRLHPDRVAEDAREEATRRFQILGKAYAILSDPEARAAYDEQGAVDEESEALSQERDWAAYWRLLFREITFEDIKTFEEKYIGSEEELADIKQAYVDFKGDMDQIMQSVLCAEYTDEPRIRNIIQQAIDSGEVPPFKAFLKESKQKMNARKRRAQEEAKEAEKTRKELGLGGEPGDLKALIQSRQKDRVKEMESFLAQMEAKYCNSSKKGKKPTDKKGKK; from the exons ATGGGGCTCCTGGAGCGCTGCAGGGAGGAGTTCGGCACCGCCGACCTGTACGAGGTGCTGGGCGTGCGGCGCGAGGCCTCGGACGGCGAGATCCGGCGCGGCTACCGCAAGGCCTCCCTGAGGCTGCACCCGGACCGCGTGGCCGAGGACGCCCGGGAGGAGGCCACCCGCCGCTTCCAG ATCCTGGGCAAGGCCTACGCGATCCTGAGCGACCCCGAGGCGCGGGCGGCCTACGACGAGCAGGGCGCGGTGGACGAGGAGTCGGAGGCGCTGAGCCAGGAGCGGGACTGGGCGGCCTACTGGCGGCTGCTCTTCAGAGAG ATAACTTTTGAGGACATTAAGACCTTTGAAGAGAAGTACATTGGTTCAGAAGAAGAGCTGGCTGATATTAAACAAGCCTATGTGGACTTCAAGGGCGATATGGATCAAATCATGCAGTCTGTATTATGCGCAGAATACACCGACGAACCCAGAATACGGAACATAATACAACAGGCCATCGATTCTGGAGAAGTTCCACCCTTTAAAGCTTTCCTCAAAGAGTCGAAGCAAAAAATGAATGCAAGGAAAAGGAGG GCTCAAGAAGAAGCCAAAGAAGCAGAAAAGACCAGAAAGGAGCTGGGCCTAGGGGGTGAACCAGGTGATCTAAAAGCACTTATCCAG AGCAGACAAAAGGATCGTGTAAAAGAAATGGAGAGTTTTCTGGCCCAGATGGAAGCAAAGTATTgcaactcttccaaaaaagggaaaaaaccaactgacaagaaaggaaaaaaataa
- the MRPS16 gene encoding small ribosomal subunit protein bS16m, which produces MVQLTPLLRKNYRGGHVSIRLALGGCSNRPFYRVVAAYNRRARDGRHLEQLGCYDPLPNSHGEKLVGLNLDRIRHWLGSGAHLTKPVEKLLGLCGFFPLHPMTITDAERLRRTRALEAAAASPAQAPQQSGRPGGADC; this is translated from the exons ATGGTCCAGCTGA CCCCCCTGCTCCGGAAGAACTACCGAGGCGGCCACGTGAGCATCCGGCTGGCGCTGGGCGGCTGCAGCAACCGGCCCTTCTACCGCGTGGTGGCGGCCTACAACCGGCGCGCCCGGGACGGCCGCCACCTGGAGCAGCTGGGCTGCTACGACCCGCTGCCCAACAGCCACGGCGAGAAGCTGGTGGGCCTCAACCTGGACAGGATCCGCCACTGGCTGGGCTCCGGGGCGCACCTCACCAAGCCCGTGGAGAAGCTCCTGG GTCTCTGCGGCTTCTTCCCGCTGCACCCCATGACGATCACCGATGCGGAGCGGCTGAGAAGGACACGCGCCCTGGAGGCGGCCGCGGCCAGCCCGGCCCAGGCCCCGCAGCAGAGCGGCCGCCCCGGGGGCGCCGACTGCTGA